From Synoicihabitans lomoniglobus, the proteins below share one genomic window:
- a CDS encoding DUF2007 domain-containing protein produces MKTIASFSKPEEAFLVRARLQGNGVNASIRDEHIVSAYWYYSNAIGGVRVEVEDDDVERAREILERPPCETGILICPQCGSGTVRIRELNVWTAVALTIGFPLPVKSRRADCLSCKRSLFLADCLMEEGDQRSLSRSIPPRAKPAKQ; encoded by the coding sequence ATGAAAACTATCGCCAGCTTCTCAAAGCCGGAGGAAGCATTTTTGGTTCGAGCACGATTGCAGGGCAACGGCGTGAACGCATCCATTCGCGATGAACACATCGTGAGTGCTTACTGGTATTATTCGAATGCCATCGGTGGGGTCCGAGTTGAAGTCGAGGATGATGACGTTGAACGCGCTCGAGAGATTCTGGAACGACCGCCTTGCGAAACAGGGATCTTGATTTGTCCGCAGTGTGGCTCGGGCACCGTGCGAATCAGAGAATTAAACGTCTGGACTGCCGTCGCGCTTACCATTGGGTTTCCACTTCCAGTGAAGTCGCGCAGAGCCGACTGCCTGAGTTGCAAACGCTCGCTTTTTCTAGCGGATTGTCTCATGGAAGAGGGCGATCAAAGATCACTTAGCCGGTCAATCCCCCCACGAGCCAAGCCAGCGAAACAATGA